Proteins encoded in a region of the Photobacterium angustum genome:
- a CDS encoding succinylglutamate desuccinylase yields MTFVDEVKKGRFLSATCDLSLPFTVGEWILESGIHCKLLQRGVLQITPIEQMSTAKDIVLSSGVHGNETAPIELIQQLAEGILLGHIEPVHRLLLIIAHPEAINNKTRFIDENMNRLFKVRNQERNIDCKVANQLQEAVNSFYGSSTAIQPEKWHLDLHCAIRRSEHYTFAISPYSHKLSRSNSLFSFIQYAKIEAVLLANDPSSTFSWFSAEYHGAQSLTIELGKVADFGENDLTLLSYFSHSLMKLITESTLPISWNNDVEVYRVNRTLLKQSESFTFSFPNDLPNFTFFEEGTYLGSDKEQEFIADEKGEAVVFPNANVALGQRAALMVKKAHIIFDEQVRLCG; encoded by the coding sequence ATGACGTTTGTTGATGAAGTGAAAAAAGGCCGTTTTTTATCGGCAACTTGTGATTTATCATTACCATTCACGGTCGGCGAATGGATCTTGGAATCTGGTATTCATTGTAAATTGTTGCAACGTGGTGTACTGCAAATCACGCCGATAGAGCAAATGAGTACAGCAAAAGATATTGTTTTATCTTCTGGCGTACATGGCAATGAAACGGCGCCAATTGAATTAATACAGCAATTAGCGGAAGGTATTTTACTTGGGCATATTGAACCTGTTCATCGGTTACTGTTAATTATTGCTCACCCTGAAGCTATTAATAACAAAACACGCTTCATTGATGAAAACATGAATCGTTTATTCAAAGTTCGGAATCAAGAAAGGAATATTGATTGTAAGGTTGCAAATCAACTGCAAGAGGCTGTAAACAGTTTTTATGGCTCCTCTACAGCGATTCAGCCAGAAAAGTGGCATCTTGACCTTCACTGTGCAATTCGACGCTCAGAGCACTATACCTTTGCAATTAGCCCATATAGCCATAAGTTATCACGTAGTAATAGTCTGTTTAGTTTTATTCAATATGCAAAAATTGAAGCGGTACTGTTAGCGAATGATCCATCCTCTACCTTTAGTTGGTTTAGTGCTGAATATCATGGTGCGCAATCATTAACGATTGAGTTAGGTAAAGTAGCGGATTTTGGAGAAAATGATTTAACACTATTGTCGTATTTTAGTCATTCTTTAATGAAGTTAATAACGGAAAGTACATTACCCATTAGTTGGAATAATGATGTTGAAGTCTATCGTGTAAATAGGACATTACTGAAACAATCAGAATCATTCACTTTTTCTTTTCCTAATGACTTGCCAAACTTTACATTTTTCGAAGAAGGTACTTATTTAGGTAGCGATAAAGAACAAGAGTTTATTGCGGATGAAAAAGGAGAGGCTGTTGTTTTTCCTAATGCGAATGTGGCGTTAGGTCAACGAGCAGCATTAATGGTAAAAAAAGCACATATCATCTTTGATGAGCAGGTACGGTTATGTGGCTAA
- the ihfA gene encoding integration host factor subunit alpha, with protein MALTKADLAENLFENVGLSKRDAKDTVEVFFEEVRKALENGEQVKLSGFGNFDLRDKNERPGRNPKTGEDIPISARRVVTFRPGQKLKARVETLEVPK; from the coding sequence ATGGCGCTCACAAAAGCCGATTTGGCTGAGAACCTGTTTGAGAATGTTGGATTAAGCAAACGGGACGCCAAGGATACGGTGGAAGTCTTCTTTGAAGAAGTTAGGAAGGCTCTAGAAAATGGCGAACAAGTAAAACTGTCTGGTTTTGGTAATTTTGACTTACGAGACAAAAACGAGAGACCAGGGCGTAACCCGAAAACTGGCGAAGATATTCCAATTTCTGCGCGTCGTGTAGTTACTTTCCGCCCAGGTCAGAAACTAAAAGCACGAGTAGAAACATTAGAAGTACCTAAATAA
- the pheT gene encoding phenylalanine--tRNA ligase subunit beta — MKFSESWLREWVNPAVNSEELAHQITMAGLEVDGIEAVAGEFTGVKVGQVVECAQHPDADKLRVTKVDVGAEELLDIVCGASNCRQGIKVAVATVGAVLPGDFKIKKAKLRGQPSHGMLCSFTELGIDVESDGIMELAEDAVLGTDFREFLGLDDVTIDVDLTANRADCLSIAGLAREVGVLNRAEVTEPQFEIVAPTAADTISIDVKAPAACPRYLGRIVRNVNVQAETPLWMQEKLRRCGTRSIDPIVDITNYVLLEMGQPMHAFDLAKIDGGIVVRMAEQGEKLTLLDGNEAELNDNTLVIADNKQALAIAGIFGGEFSGVNTETKDVLLECAFFAPDAIRGRARSYGLHTDSSHRFERGVDATLQMKAMERATALIVEICGGEVAPIVEAESEADLPKAATIELRRTKLDRLLGHSIASEEVVEILTRLGCDVETTDAGWKATAPAWRFDMAIEEDLVEEVGRIFGYNNIPNQSPVAALSMNLHKEANLPLKRVRDLLVDRGYQEAITYSFVEPEQQKLIVPEIEPLILPFPISADMSAMRLSLWTGLLNTVVFNQKRQQPRVRLFEAGLRFVPEQSAENGMRQEMMLAGVIAGNRSDEHWDIATNTVDFFDLKGDLEAVLELTANEAAFSFKAAKHPALHPGQSAAIVFDGKEVGFIGTVHPELERKFGLNGRTIMFEIEWAAINSRMLPEAVVVSKFPANRRDIAVVVNEDVLAGDVVAACRENGGELLTDVNLFDVYTGKGVEEGNKSLAIALTLQSAERTLEEADIASAVEAIVAALAEKFGASLRD, encoded by the coding sequence ATGAAATTCTCTGAATCTTGGCTACGCGAGTGGGTTAATCCTGCAGTAAACAGCGAAGAACTAGCTCACCAGATCACAATGGCTGGTCTGGAAGTTGACGGTATTGAAGCAGTAGCTGGTGAATTCACTGGCGTTAAAGTTGGTCAAGTGGTTGAGTGTGCACAACACCCAGACGCTGACAAACTTCGTGTTACAAAAGTGGATGTTGGTGCTGAAGAGCTTCTAGACATCGTTTGTGGCGCATCTAACTGTCGTCAAGGTATCAAGGTTGCGGTTGCAACAGTTGGTGCTGTGCTACCTGGTGATTTTAAAATCAAGAAAGCAAAATTACGTGGTCAACCTTCTCACGGTATGCTGTGTTCATTCACTGAGCTAGGTATCGATGTTGAGTCTGACGGCATCATGGAACTTGCAGAAGATGCAGTATTAGGTACTGACTTCCGTGAATTCCTAGGTCTTGACGATGTTACTATCGACGTTGATCTAACAGCTAACCGTGCTGACTGTCTAAGTATTGCAGGTCTTGCTCGTGAAGTTGGCGTACTTAACCGTGCTGAAGTAACTGAGCCTCAATTTGAGATCGTTGCACCTACAGCTGCTGACACTATTTCTATTGATGTTAAAGCACCTGCTGCATGTCCACGTTACCTTGGCCGTATTGTTCGTAATGTTAATGTTCAAGCTGAAACACCATTATGGATGCAAGAAAAACTACGTCGTTGTGGTACACGCTCAATTGATCCAATTGTAGACATCACTAACTACGTATTACTTGAAATGGGTCAACCAATGCACGCATTCGATCTTGCTAAGATCGACGGTGGCATTGTTGTTCGTATGGCAGAGCAAGGCGAAAAGCTGACTCTTCTTGATGGTAACGAAGCTGAACTAAATGACAACACTCTAGTAATTGCTGATAACAAGCAAGCACTAGCGATTGCTGGTATCTTCGGTGGTGAGTTCTCTGGTGTTAACACTGAGACGAAAGACGTACTACTTGAGTGTGCGTTCTTCGCACCAGATGCAATCCGTGGTCGTGCTCGTAGCTACGGTCTACACACTGATTCTTCACACCGCTTTGAGCGTGGTGTTGATGCAACACTACAAATGAAGGCGATGGAGCGTGCAACAGCACTTATCGTTGAAATTTGTGGTGGTGAAGTTGCACCAATCGTTGAAGCTGAATCAGAAGCTGATTTACCAAAAGCAGCAACGATTGAACTTCGTCGTACTAAACTAGATCGCCTATTAGGCCACTCAATTGCTTCTGAGGAAGTGGTTGAAATCCTAACACGCCTAGGCTGTGACGTTGAAACAACTGATGCTGGCTGGAAAGCAACAGCACCAGCATGGCGTTTCGACATGGCAATTGAAGAAGATTTAGTGGAAGAAGTGGGTCGTATCTTCGGCTACAACAATATTCCAAATCAATCGCCAGTTGCTGCGCTAAGCATGAATCTACACAAAGAAGCGAACCTTCCGCTTAAGCGTGTACGTGATCTGCTTGTTGATCGTGGTTACCAAGAAGCGATTACTTACAGCTTCGTTGAGCCTGAGCAACAAAAACTTATCGTGCCTGAAATTGAACCATTGATTCTGCCTTTCCCAATTTCTGCGGATATGTCAGCAATGCGTTTAAGCTTGTGGACTGGCCTACTAAATACAGTTGTATTTAACCAGAAGCGTCAGCAACCACGTGTTCGTTTATTTGAAGCGGGCTTACGTTTTGTTCCTGAGCAATCAGCAGAAAACGGTATGCGTCAAGAAATGATGCTTGCTGGTGTTATTGCCGGTAACCGTAGTGATGAGCACTGGGATATTGCAACTAACACTGTAGATTTCTTCGATCTTAAAGGTGATTTAGAAGCAGTGCTTGAGTTAACAGCTAATGAAGCCGCATTTAGCTTCAAAGCAGCTAAGCACCCAGCACTTCACCCAGGTCAATCAGCAGCAATCGTTTTTGATGGCAAAGAAGTTGGTTTCATTGGTACCGTACACCCAGAGCTAGAACGTAAGTTTGGCTTGAATGGTCGTACTATCATGTTTGAAATCGAGTGGGCTGCAATTAACTCTCGTATGCTTCCTGAAGCCGTTGTTGTATCTAAGTTCCCTGCAAACCGTCGTGATATCGCCGTTGTGGTAAACGAAGATGTATTAGCTGGTGATGTTGTTGCTGCTTGTCGTGAAAACGGTGGTGAGCTACTGACAGATGTTAACCTATTTGACGTTTACACGGGTAAAGGCGTTGAAGAAGGTAACAAGAGTCTTGCAATCGCATTGACGCTACAATCAGCAGAGCGCACATTAGAAGAAGCAGATATTGCATCAGCAGTAGAAGCTATTGTTGCTGCATTAGCTGAAAAGTTCGGTGCATCACTACGTGACTAA
- the pheS gene encoding phenylalanine--tRNA ligase subunit alpha translates to MQHLDEIIANATAAIEQADSLVALDEVRVQFLGKKGHLTLQLQALGKLPPEERRTAGQEINKAKQAVQTLLVERKDGLQRAELEAKLAAETIDVSLPGRRIENGGLHPVTRTIERIESFFGELGFTTEAGPEIEDAFHNFDALNIAEDHPARTDHDTFFFNPDLMLRTHTSGVQIRTMENGQPPFRFIAPGRVYRNDYDQTHTPMFHQVEGMLVDENVNFAQLKGILHDFLCNFFEEEVEVRFRPSFFPFTEPSAEVDVKGKNGKWLEVLGCGMVHPNVLRSVNIDPEKYSGFAFGMGVERLTMLRYGVNDLRAFFENDLRFLKQFK, encoded by the coding sequence ATGCAACATCTAGACGAGATTATTGCCAACGCAACGGCAGCTATTGAGCAGGCTGATTCATTAGTCGCTCTGGACGAAGTCCGAGTTCAATTCCTAGGTAAGAAGGGTCACTTAACTCTTCAACTTCAAGCCTTAGGTAAATTACCACCAGAAGAACGTCGTACTGCTGGTCAAGAGATCAACAAAGCAAAGCAAGCAGTGCAAACACTACTTGTAGAGCGCAAAGATGGCCTACAACGTGCAGAGCTTGAAGCTAAGCTTGCGGCTGAGACTATCGATGTTTCTCTTCCTGGTCGTCGTATTGAAAATGGTGGTTTACACCCAGTAACACGTACCATTGAGCGTATTGAAAGTTTCTTTGGTGAGCTTGGTTTTACAACTGAAGCTGGCCCTGAAATCGAAGATGCTTTCCACAACTTCGATGCGCTAAATATTGCTGAAGATCACCCAGCACGTACCGACCACGATACGTTCTTCTTTAACCCAGATCTAATGCTACGTACGCACACATCAGGCGTTCAAATTCGTACAATGGAAAATGGTCAACCGCCATTCCGTTTCATTGCACCTGGTCGTGTTTACCGTAATGACTACGATCAAACTCACACACCAATGTTCCACCAAGTGGAAGGTATGTTAGTTGATGAAAACGTAAACTTTGCGCAACTAAAAGGCATTCTTCACGATTTCCTTTGTAATTTCTTTGAAGAAGAAGTTGAAGTACGTTTCCGTCCTTCTTTCTTCCCATTTACAGAGCCTTCAGCTGAAGTTGATGTAAAAGGTAAGAATGGTAAGTGGTTAGAAGTACTAGGCTGCGGCATGGTACACCCTAATGTTCTACGTTCAGTTAACATCGATCCTGAGAAGTACTCAGGTTTTGCATTTGGTATGGGCGTTGAGCGTCTAACTATGCTTCGTTACGGCGTTAACGATTTACGTGCGTTCTTCGAGAACGACTTACGTTTCCTAAAACAGTTTAAGTAA
- a CDS encoding YiaA/YiaB family inner membrane protein has product MKKQDNYWLTYAKATFIIATIAMIISIVKLPGDLIVKGYYSICSLFLVSATITLSKAIRDEAESNRLINRIEEAKTAKLLNELDE; this is encoded by the coding sequence ATGAAAAAACAAGATAACTATTGGTTAACGTACGCTAAGGCGACTTTTATTATTGCGACAATTGCAATGATCATCAGTATCGTCAAATTACCGGGCGATTTAATCGTGAAAGGCTATTACAGTATTTGTAGCTTGTTTCTTGTCAGTGCAACGATCACTTTAAGTAAAGCTATTCGTGATGAAGCTGAGTCGAACCGTTTAATCAATCGAATAGAAGAAGCGAAAACAGCTAAATTACTTAACGAGCTTGATGAATAA
- the rplT gene encoding 50S ribosomal protein L20, protein MPRVKRGVQARARHKKVLKQAKGYYGARSRVYRVAFQAVTKAGQYAYRDRRQKKRTFRQLWIARINAAARQNGMSYSRLINGLKKASIEIDRKILADIAVFDKATFTVLVEKAKAAL, encoded by the coding sequence ATGCCTCGCGTAAAACGTGGTGTACAAGCGCGTGCACGTCACAAGAAAGTTCTTAAACAAGCTAAAGGCTATTACGGTGCACGTTCACGTGTTTACCGCGTAGCTTTCCAAGCTGTTACTAAAGCTGGTCAATACGCTTACCGTGACCGTCGTCAGAAGAAACGTACTTTCCGTCAACTTTGGATTGCACGTATCAACGCTGCTGCACGTCAAAATGGTATGTCTTACAGCCGTCTAATCAACGGTCTGAAGAAAGCGTCTATCGAAATCGATCGTAAGATCCTTGCAGATATCGCTGTATTCGACAAAGCTACTTTCACTGTTCTTGTGGAAAAGGCAAAAGCTGCACTGTAA
- the rpmI gene encoding 50S ribosomal protein L35, with protein sequence MPKMKTNRGAAKRFKKTAGGFKFKHATKRHILTKRTTKNKRQLRPNAILPKCEVAAVARMLPFA encoded by the coding sequence ATGCCAAAGATGAAAACAAATCGTGGCGCAGCTAAGCGCTTCAAAAAAACAGCTGGTGGCTTTAAGTTTAAGCACGCTACTAAGCGTCACATCCTGACTAAACGTACTACTAAGAACAAACGTCAGCTTCGTCCAAATGCAATCCTTCCTAAGTGTGAAGTGGCTGCAGTTGCTCGTATGCTTCCGTTCGCTTAA
- the infC gene encoding translation initiation factor IF-3, producing MKGGKRTQAPVKQNAHRLNEEIRGVREVRLTGLDGESVGVVSLDEAMEVALDAGVDLVEISPNAEPPVCRVMDYGKYLFEKSKAAKEQKKNQKQIQIKEVKFRPGTDEGDYQVKLRNLTRFLEEGNKGKVTLRFRGREMAHQGLGIELLNRIKGELEDIAVCESFPNRVEGRQMTMMLAPKKK from the coding sequence ATTAAAGGCGGAAAAAGAACCCAAGCACCAGTTAAGCAAAACGCGCATCGTCTAAATGAAGAAATTCGTGGCGTACGTGAAGTTCGCCTGACTGGCCTTGATGGCGAATCAGTTGGTGTTGTTTCACTTGATGAAGCAATGGAAGTTGCTCTAGACGCTGGTGTGGATCTAGTTGAAATTAGCCCTAATGCCGAGCCACCAGTTTGTCGCGTGATGGACTATGGCAAGTACCTGTTCGAGAAGAGCAAGGCTGCTAAAGAGCAAAAGAAAAACCAGAAACAAATCCAGATCAAGGAAGTTAAATTCCGACCTGGTACAGACGAAGGCGACTATCAGGTAAAACTACGCAACCTGACTCGCTTTTTAGAAGAGGGCAACAAAGGCAAAGTAACACTACGTTTTCGTGGTCGTGAAATGGCTCACCAAGGTCTTGGTATTGAACTTCTTAACCGTATTAAGGGTGAACTTGAAGACATCGCTGTCTGTGAGAGCTTCCCTAATCGTGTAGAAGGTCGCCAAATGACCATGATGCTTGCCCCAAAGAAGAAGTAA
- the thrS gene encoding threonine--tRNA ligase: MPVITLPDGSQRQFDAPVSTMDVALSIGPGLAKATIAGRVDGVRVDACDLIENDASLEIITAKDEVDGLEIVRHSCAHLLGHAIKQLYPDAKMAIGPTIDNGFYYDIDLEQSLTQEDLEVIEKRMVELAKTKYQVVKKKVSWQEARDAFDARGETYKIEILDENVARDDRPGLYHHEEYIDMCRGPHVPHMGFCQNFKLLSVAGAYWRGNSDNKMLQRIYGTAFHDKKALKAHLTRLEEAAKRDHRKIGKQLDLFHMQQEAPGMVFWHHNGWTIFRELEVFIREKLNEYDYQEVKGPLMMDRVLWERSGHWDKYADAMFTTSSENREYAIKPMNCPGHVQIFNQGLKSYRDLPLRMAEFGSCHRNEPSGSLHGIMRVRGFTQDDAHIFCTEAQVQQEVTSCIEMVYDTYKTFGFDNIVVKLSTRPEKRVGSDAMWDKAESDLITALESMEIPFEIQEGEGAFYGPKIEFTLHDCLDRAWQCGTVQLDFALPERLGATYVGEDNERHTPVMIHRAILGSLERFIGILIEDYAGFFPTWLAPQQAVVMNITDAQSEYVQEIVEKLKKCGIRVNADLRNEKIGFKIREHTLKRVPFMLVCGDKEVEAGVVAVRTRKGKDLGKFKIDELVAFMQEEISSRKLNIVEE, translated from the coding sequence ATGCCTGTAATTACTCTTCCTGACGGTAGTCAACGTCAATTCGACGCGCCTGTATCAACTATGGACGTGGCACTTTCAATCGGTCCTGGTCTTGCTAAAGCAACGATCGCAGGGCGTGTTGATGGTGTACGCGTAGATGCATGTGATCTAATTGAAAACGACGCAAGCCTTGAAATCATCACTGCAAAAGATGAAGTCGATGGTTTAGAGATTGTACGTCACTCATGTGCTCACCTATTAGGCCATGCAATTAAGCAGCTTTACCCAGATGCGAAAATGGCTATTGGTCCTACAATCGATAACGGTTTCTACTACGATATCGACTTAGAGCAATCACTAACTCAAGAAGATCTTGAAGTGATTGAAAAGCGCATGGTTGAGCTTGCTAAAACCAAATATCAGGTTGTTAAGAAAAAAGTAAGCTGGCAAGAAGCACGTGATGCATTTGATGCACGCGGCGAAACTTACAAAATAGAAATTCTTGATGAGAACGTAGCGCGTGATGATCGTCCAGGTCTTTACCACCACGAAGAATACATTGATATGTGTCGTGGTCCACACGTACCTCACATGGGCTTCTGTCAAAACTTCAAGCTATTAAGCGTTGCTGGTGCATACTGGCGTGGTAATAGCGATAATAAGATGCTTCAACGTATCTACGGTACTGCATTCCACGATAAGAAAGCATTAAAAGCTCACCTTACTCGTTTAGAAGAAGCGGCTAAGCGTGATCACCGTAAGATCGGTAAGCAACTTGACTTGTTCCATATGCAGCAAGAAGCACCGGGCATGGTGTTCTGGCATCACAACGGTTGGACTATCTTCCGTGAGCTAGAAGTATTCATTCGTGAAAAACTAAATGAATACGATTACCAAGAAGTAAAAGGTCCTCTAATGATGGATCGTGTACTTTGGGAACGTTCTGGTCACTGGGATAAGTACGCTGATGCGATGTTCACAACTAGTTCTGAGAACCGTGAATACGCTATCAAGCCAATGAACTGCCCAGGTCACGTACAGATCTTTAATCAAGGTCTGAAATCATACCGTGATCTTCCATTGCGTATGGCTGAGTTTGGCTCATGTCACCGTAACGAACCATCAGGTTCACTTCACGGCATTATGCGTGTACGTGGCTTCACTCAAGATGATGCGCATATTTTCTGTACAGAAGCTCAAGTACAACAAGAAGTTACATCTTGCATCGAAATGGTGTATGATACGTACAAGACATTCGGCTTCGACAACATTGTTGTTAAATTATCTACGCGTCCTGAAAAACGTGTAGGTTCTGATGCAATGTGGGATAAAGCAGAATCAGACTTAATTACCGCGCTTGAATCAATGGAAATTCCATTTGAAATTCAAGAAGGTGAGGGTGCGTTCTACGGTCCTAAGATCGAGTTCACTCTTCACGACTGCCTTGATCGCGCATGGCAGTGTGGCACAGTTCAGCTAGACTTTGCTTTACCAGAGCGTTTAGGCGCTACTTACGTAGGTGAAGATAATGAACGTCACACACCGGTTATGATTCACCGTGCAATTCTTGGCTCACTAGAGCGTTTCATCGGTATTCTTATCGAAGATTATGCAGGCTTCTTCCCTACATGGTTAGCGCCTCAACAAGCTGTAGTGATGAATATTACTGACGCTCAGTCAGAATATGTGCAAGAAATTGTAGAAAAATTGAAAAAATGTGGAATTAGAGTCAATGCGGACTTGAGAAATGAGAAGATTGGCTTTAAAATCCGCGAACATACTTTGAAGCGAGTGCCTTTCATGCTCGTTTGTGGCGACAAAGAAGTCGAAGCAGGCGTTGTAGCAGTTCGTACTCGCAAGGGTAAAGATTTGGGTAAATTTAAGATTGATGAACTTGTTGCATTTATGCAAGAAGAAATTAGCAGTCGTAAGCTCAATATTGTGGAGGAATAA
- the yqfB gene encoding N(4)-acetylcytidine aminohydrolase produces the protein MSQKITPTEMTFFERFETDILSGKKTITIRDESESHYVPGSQVKVSTFEDCREFCTLQIDKVEPILFSELNDFHAKQENMTLDVLKSVIQDIYPGIEKLYVVSYTLVD, from the coding sequence ATGAGCCAGAAAATCACACCAACAGAAATGACGTTTTTTGAACGTTTTGAAACTGATATTCTTTCAGGAAAAAAGACAATCACTATTCGTGATGAATCTGAAAGTCATTATGTTCCAGGTTCACAAGTAAAAGTGTCCACATTTGAAGATTGCCGTGAATTTTGTACATTACAAATCGATAAGGTTGAGCCTATCTTATTTTCTGAATTAAATGATTTTCATGCTAAACAAGAAAATATGACACTCGATGTGCTTAAAAGCGTTATTCAAGATATCTATCCTGGTATAGAAAAACTGTACGTGGTTAGTTACACACTCGTTGACTAA
- a CDS encoding fructosamine kinase family protein — protein MWQAISHQLSDVLGRPFKIVERQTLEGGDVNECYCVSDGDQRFFLKLNDKEQLVVFETESESLRILNEANCVQVPQYIHVGTCRDKSFLTLNYLPTKKVDDNAGYQLGQQLAKLHLWGEQAEYGFDFDNYVGLTPQPNRWHRRWCRFFAEQRIAWQLQLCEEKGILFGNIDTITSNVIKRLVNHQPKPSLLHGDLWHGNTALTVSGPIIFDPATYWGDRECDIAMTELFGGFPNSFYEGYNSVYPLPPEYQERKELYNLYHILNHCILFGGEYMGQAEYIIAKLNLLDE, from the coding sequence ATGTGGCAAGCCATTTCTCACCAACTGTCAGATGTACTAGGTCGACCATTTAAGATTGTTGAACGACAAACGCTTGAAGGCGGCGATGTCAATGAATGCTATTGCGTTAGCGATGGTGATCAACGTTTCTTTCTCAAACTCAATGATAAAGAGCAATTAGTTGTCTTTGAAACTGAATCAGAAAGTCTACGCATTCTTAATGAAGCAAATTGTGTTCAAGTACCTCAGTATATCCATGTTGGTACATGCCGCGATAAATCCTTCCTCACACTTAATTATTTACCAACAAAAAAAGTCGATGATAATGCTGGTTATCAATTAGGGCAGCAATTAGCAAAACTGCATCTATGGGGTGAACAAGCTGAATACGGCTTTGATTTTGATAACTATGTTGGTTTAACACCACAACCTAACCGTTGGCATCGCCGATGGTGTCGTTTTTTTGCAGAGCAACGTATTGCATGGCAATTACAACTGTGTGAAGAAAAAGGCATTCTATTTGGGAATATTGACACTATTACGAGCAATGTCATTAAACGCTTAGTTAACCACCAGCCTAAACCTTCCTTATTACATGGCGATTTATGGCATGGTAATACTGCTCTAACCGTATCGGGTCCAATTATTTTTGATCCTGCCACTTACTGGGGTGATCGCGAGTGTGATATAGCGATGACAGAACTGTTCGGTGGTTTCCCCAACAGTTTTTATGAGGGGTACAATTCTGTCTATCCACTCCCCCCTGAGTATCAAGAGCGCAAAGAGCTTTATAACCTTTACCATATTCTTAACCACTGCATACTCTTTGGTGGGGAGTATATGGGTCAAGCTGAATACATCATTGCCAAGCTTAATCTCTTAGATGAATAA
- a CDS encoding CPXCG motif-containing cysteine-rich protein: MRNYSEQNVSCPHCGHIIRIELDASAGSQEFYDDCSACCNPIHINMQVDELHKTINLFIDADDEQIF; encoded by the coding sequence ATGAGAAACTATTCAGAACAAAACGTTAGCTGTCCCCATTGCGGACACATCATACGCATAGAATTAGATGCAAGCGCTGGAAGCCAAGAGTTTTATGATGATTGCTCTGCATGCTGTAATCCGATTCATATCAATATGCAGGTTGATGAACTCCACAAAACCATTAATTTATTTATAGATGCTGATGATGAACAAATTTTTTAG
- a CDS encoding riboflavin synthase subunit alpha, with protein sequence MFTGIVQGTAEIISITKKQDFQTHVIRMPANLLSHVELGASVAHNGCCLTVTDINNDLWSFDLMQETLNVTNLGLLKEGDVVNVERAAKFGDEIGGHSMSGHIMCTAEVSNVVTSENNHQIWFTLPQKQMKYVFTKGYIGIDGISLTIGDVVENRFNVNLIPETLQRTNLKSRVIGDVINIEIDPQTQAIVDTVERVMAAKS encoded by the coding sequence ATGTTTACGGGAATCGTACAAGGAACAGCAGAAATCATTTCGATTACTAAGAAACAAGATTTTCAAACTCACGTGATACGTATGCCTGCTAATTTATTAAGTCATGTAGAGTTAGGGGCTTCGGTTGCTCATAATGGTTGTTGTCTGACAGTAACGGATATTAATAATGATTTGTGGTCATTTGATTTGATGCAAGAGACGCTTAATGTCACTAACCTTGGTTTACTCAAAGAAGGTGATGTCGTTAATGTTGAGCGTGCAGCAAAGTTTGGCGATGAAATCGGTGGTCACTCTATGTCTGGACATATTATGTGTACAGCAGAAGTATCAAATGTTGTTACATCAGAAAATAATCATCAGATCTGGTTTACCTTACCGCAAAAACAGATGAAGTATGTCTTTACTAAAGGGTATATAGGGATTGATGGTATAAGCCTCACCATAGGTGATGTGGTCGAAAATCGTTTCAATGTGAATTTAATCCCTGAAACATTACAGCGTACAAATTTAAAAAGTCGCGTTATTGGTGATGTGATTAATATTGAAATAGATCCTCAAACCCAAGCTATAGTTGATACTGTTGAGCGTGTAATGGCAGCAAAATCATAA